The genomic window TTCATTATTATCTGAGACTGTCGTTGCTTGTTACATTTGGTTATGGATTACCAGTTGTACTCGTGTTTTATTTTTTTGCTGAACCAATAACGACCATGTTTTTTGGGCCATCACCAGCAGCCGACTACTTGAAAATCTTAATTCCTTATTTTTTATTCCAGTATTGTGCTACACCATTACAGGCGTATTTAATTGGAATTGGACTCGTTAAAGATGCGTTTCTTCATTCATTCTACGCAACGGTCGTATCTTTCTGTTTAATGATTTCGTTAGGTTCAATGCCAAGTTTACAGATGAACGGTATTATTATTGGCATGAATATGAGCGCAGTCTTGCTGACCATATTGCACTATATTACGATTTGCAAGAAACTAAAGCTAAATATGTTCATGCGGCCAGGTGAAAGCAGGATATTTAGATAATGAGAGAAGTGCAATAGAAGTAAAGGAAAAACGAAAGAAGGATAGATATTAGACTCCCTCCAATGTAGTCACTTAATGTGAAGTCGTTGGAGGGATTTTTTGTGTTAAAGCGAGGAAATGGCACTGTCAGTTCGTGTTTCCAAGCCACCGACATACGAACCTTTTGTTTCATCTCTCCAAATGATTTGGCCTCTTCCGAATGAAATGACATCATTTGCAACGCTAATTTCGTGACCCTTTCGCGCTAAGCCTTCTGCAATATGTCGTGGAAATGTTGGTTCTACTATTACTTTATTTCCTTCAGTCCATTGCCAACGAGGGGAGTCTAGAGCAGCTTGAGGGTGTAAAAGAAAGTCGATCGTATTCATAATTACCTGCACATGCCCTTGTGGCTGCATAAATCCGCCCATAACACCAAATGGGCCAATACCTTTTTCATCCTTAGAAAGGAAGCCGGGGATAATAGTGTGGTACGGACGTTTCTTCGGTGCTAACGCATTATCGTGGCTAGCATCTAAAGAAAAAGCATGACCGCGATTTTGTAAGGAGATACCGGTGTCAGGTACAACAAGTCCTGAACCGAAGCCCATGTAATTCGATTGAATAAACGAGACCATATTGCCTTCCTCATCAGCTGTACAAAGGTATACGGTCCCACTACCGACGGGTTTACCAACTGTCGGCAAGTTAGCCTGATCCGTAATTTCTGATGCTCGTTTAGCTGCATAGGTTTTGTTAAGTAAAGACTCCGTTGGTACACTCATGTGACCCTCATCGGTTATATACGCTTTTCCGTCAGCAAAAGCAAGCTTAATCGCTTCAATTTGTTTGTGATACGTTTCTACGCTTTCTTTTTCGCCAATTTCTAATGCTTCGAGAATATTTAACGCAATTAGCGCAATTAAGCCTTGCCCATTAGGGGGAATCTCCCATACATCGTACCCTTTATAATTTGTGCAAATGGGTTGAACCCACTCAGGTTCGTATGCTGCTAAATCTTCTTTACGTAAATAGCCGTTATGTTTTTTAAAGAAGGCATCGATCTGATCAGCTAATTCCCCTTCGTAAAAAGCTCTTCCGTTTGTTTCACCAATTAAACGCAACGTTTTGGCATGATTGGGAGATCGCCATATTTCGCCGGGTTCAGGGGCACGGTTATGTAACGAAAATGTATCGAACCATGCGTTAAATTCTTCAGCTGTATGTTGCTTCTTAAAGCGATTGTAGCTCATTTTCCATTGTCTTGAAATCGTAGGGGTGACCGCAAAGCCTTCTTCTGCAATGTCGATGGCTGGTTGGAGTACATCTAGTAACGATAGTTTACCAAATCGTTCGGAAAGACTTGCCCATGAAGCAGGTGCACCAGGGACCGTTACTGGTATAAGTCCGGTTGTCGGCATTGAATCAAACCCTCGCTGTTTCACTTCCTCAATGGTTAATGCTTCAGGTGATGGACCGCTACCGTTTAATCCATAAATGGCTCCATCTAGCCAGACTATTGCAAAGGCATCGCCACCGATTCCATTTGAGCAAGGTTCCACAACAGTTAAACAAGCGGCTGTCGCAATGGCAGCATCAACTGCATTTCCTCCTTGCTTTAAAATGTCTCTACCAACCTGAGCGGCAAGTGGTTGTGATGTTGCGACCATACCTTTTTTTGCATAAATCGGCATTGTTGTGGAAGGATATGGGTGGTAGTGTGGATCAAATTCCATTTTATGAAGCCTCCTTTTTTAGTAGTGTAACACGATCAAAAAGAGGGAAGAAGAAATTAAGATTAAAATGGCTATCATTGTTATTGACTAATTTGTATATACAAGGTATGATCAATGCGAATAATATATTTGTATATACAAATTAGAGAAGAATAAAAGCGACGTTTTTGAAAACGTTAGCAAAGGAGGAAACAAGATGGCTGTTAACTATAAAAAGTCTGCTGAGCAGATTTTAGAGGCCATTGGCGGAGAAGCAAACATTTCTTCTGCCACTCATTGTGTAACAAGACTGCGTCTTGTTTTACAAGATGAAAGTCAAGTTGATACAAAGGCGTTAGAAGACCTTGACGTTGTGAAGGGGACATTCTCAGCAAACGGACAGTTTCAAATTATTTTAGGAAACGGCGTTGTTGATAAAGTGTATAAAGAATTAATGGCGCTTACGGGACGTGAAGAGCAGTCAAAAGACGATGTGAAAGAAGCGGCTGCCAAGAAAGGTAACCCCTTACAAAGAGCGATTAAAGTATTGGCAGATGTCTTTATCCCTATCTTGCCAGCAATTGTAACGGCTGGTTTGTTAATGGGGTTAAACAACGTTTTAACTGGTGATAACATTTTTTATGATAACGCATCAATCATTGATGTTCATCCTCAGTGGACTGATTTTGCGGATATCATTAACGTGATTGCCAGCACCGCCTTTACGTTCTTACCAGCGTTAATAGGGTGGTCAGCCGTAAAACGATTCGGTGGCAGCCCGTTACTTGGTATTGTGTTAGGGTTAATTCTCGTTAACCCAGCATTATTAAGCGCGTGGGATTACGGAAGTGCTCGTGAAGCAGGGGAGATTCCTGTCTGGAACCTGTTTGGATTAGAAATTCAAAAGCTTGGTTACCAAGGCCAAGTTTTACCAGTGTTCGTCGCATCCATTATTCTTGCAAAGATTGAAGTATTCCTAAGGAAACGCATACCTGATTCATTCCATTTACTAACGGTTGCACCAGTTGCCTTACTTGTAACGAGCTTTATCACATTTATTGCTGTTGGTCCAATTACATTTGCTATTGGAAATGGCATTGCCGACGGATTTATTTGGTTATTTAGTGCGGTTCCTGCCATTGCTGGATTCTTATATGGAATTATTTATGGACCACTCGTTATTACCGGCATGCACCATACCTTCTTAGCTGTAGATTTACAGTTAACGAGCGGTGGCGCAGGTGGTACGTTCTTATGGCCAATCTTAGCGCTTTCTAATATTGCCCAAGGGTCTGCAGCATTTGCTATGTATTTTGTATTGAAAAACAAGAACTTAAAAGGGTTAGCGAGTACATCCGGTCTATCAGCTTGGTTGGGAATTACAGAACCAGCATTATTCGGAGTGAACCTTCGCTTCCGCTTCCCGTTTTTAGCAGCTATTATTAGCTCTGGTTTTGCAGGCATGTTCATTTCTGTTCAAAGTGTTTTAGCAACTAGTGTTGGTGTAGGTGGTGTACCTGGAATTTTCTCTATCCAGCCTGGTAGCTGGGGGGCATTTGCAATTGGTATGGGAATCGTCATCTTATTGCCGTTTATTGCAACGCTCTTATACGGCAAGATTCGAAATCCGAAAAGCCTACATGAATAGGAAAGTAGTGCAAGAGTTAGAACTATAGTAATTCATAGAGTTTTTTAAAAGGAAGACCTGCCTTAAGCAGGTCTTTTTTTACTTGTATATACAAGTGTGGTAAACTAAGTACGTATGATACCAATGAAAGGGTGAACTGTAATGGAATGGTGGAGAAAAAGTACGGTTTATCAAATCTATCCAAAAAGCTTTAATGACACAACAGGTAATGGTGTCGGTGATTTACAAGGGATCATTGAGAAGCTTGATTATATAAAAGAATTAGGAATTGACGTTATTTGGTTAACACCGATTTATACGTCTCCACAACAGGATAACGGCTACGATATCGCGGATTATTACACAATTCATGACGAGTATGGAACTATGGAAGATTTTGATCAGTTGTTAGAAGAAGCCCATTCACGTGGCATTAAGGTCATAATGGACTTAGTTGTAAACCATACTTCTACTGAGCACCAATGGTTTCAATCGGCGATGCAAGGTAAAGATGCAAAGTTTCGCGATTTCTATATATGGAAAGAAGCAATAGAAGAAAAAGAGCCGACAAATTGGCAATCAAAATTTGGAGGCTCTGCGTGGAAATGGAATGAAGCGACCCAAGACTATTATTTGCACTTATTTGATGTAACTCAGGCTGATTTAAATTGGGAGAATGAAACAATGCGTCAGCATGTCTATGATATGATGCACTTCTGGTTTGAAAAAGGAATTGACGGCTTCCGCTTAGATGTTATCAACTTGATTTCAAAAGACCAGCGTTTTCCAAATGATGATGGTAGTGTAGCTCCTGGTGATGGACGTAAATTTTACACAGATGGACCACGTGTTCATGAGTTTATCCATGAAATGAATCAACAAGTATTGTCTAAATACGACAGCATGACAGTCGGAGAAATGTCCTCGACAACGATTGAAGACTGTATTAACTATTCAAACCCGGAGCGTCAAGAGTTATCCATGACGTTTAATTTTCACCATCTAAAAGTCGATTATCCAAACGGTGAGAAGTGGACTGTTGCTGAATTTGATTTCGAACAATTAAAATCAATTCTATCTGAATGGCAAGTACGAATGCATGAAGGTGGTGGCTGGAACGCGCTTTTCTGGTGTAATCATGATCAGCCACGGATTGTGAGTCGTTACGGTGATGATAAAAGGTTTCACCAACACTCTGCCAAAATGCTTGCTGCGACGATTCATCTTATGCAAGGTACGCCTTACATCTATCAAGGTGAAGAGTTTGGCATGACCAATCCATATTTCACCTCTATCGATGATTACAGAGACGTAGAGTCGTTGAATATGTATAAAGAATTGCTTCAAGATGGGAAAAATGAGAAGGACGTTCTAGAAATCTTACAACATAAATCCCGTGACAACTCTCGTACGCCTGTCCAGTGGAACGATGACCGTCACGCTGGATTTACGACAGGAACACCTTGGATTCATGTTGCGAACAATTATGAGCATATTAATGCTGAAAAGGCGTTAGCAGATAAAGATTCGATTTTTTATTTCTACAAAAAGCTTATTTTACTCAGGAAAGAGTTCGATGTCATTACAGATGGGAATTACACTCACTTAACACGTAATCATCCAACTGTGTTTGCTTATGTAAGGGAAAATGAACAGGAGAAGCTACTCGTTATCTCAAACTTTTATCGTAGTAAATCCGTGTTCACGTGCCCTGCTTCTATGGTATCGTTAGAAGGAGAACAAGTCATACGAAATTATGATGGTGAAAAGAAGCTAACAGCATCATTAGAGTTAGAACCTTACGAAACCATCGCATTTCTGTTAAAAAAGTAGGGCGATACGTTGAAAAGTAAATTTCATTCCATTTACCAACATTTAATACGTGATATTCATGAAGGACGCTATATGCCAGGTGATACATTACCGTCGGAACATGAGCTAACGACTCAATTTGAAGCTTCGAGAGAAACCATTCGTAAAGCGTTAAAGCAGCTTTCTGAACATGGGTACATTCAGAAGATTCAAGGGAAGGGCTCTGTTGTATTAGATGTACAGCGACTTGATTTTCCTGTTTCAGGCGTAACAAGTTTTCAAGAGTTAAATCAAAAATTAGGTATGAATGCATCAACAGCTGTTGTAGCGTTTAATGAACTA from Shouchella hunanensis includes these protein-coding regions:
- the treC gene encoding alpha,alpha-phosphotrehalase, which encodes MEWWRKSTVYQIYPKSFNDTTGNGVGDLQGIIEKLDYIKELGIDVIWLTPIYTSPQQDNGYDIADYYTIHDEYGTMEDFDQLLEEAHSRGIKVIMDLVVNHTSTEHQWFQSAMQGKDAKFRDFYIWKEAIEEKEPTNWQSKFGGSAWKWNEATQDYYLHLFDVTQADLNWENETMRQHVYDMMHFWFEKGIDGFRLDVINLISKDQRFPNDDGSVAPGDGRKFYTDGPRVHEFIHEMNQQVLSKYDSMTVGEMSSTTIEDCINYSNPERQELSMTFNFHHLKVDYPNGEKWTVAEFDFEQLKSILSEWQVRMHEGGGWNALFWCNHDQPRIVSRYGDDKRFHQHSAKMLAATIHLMQGTPYIYQGEEFGMTNPYFTSIDDYRDVESLNMYKELLQDGKNEKDVLEILQHKSRDNSRTPVQWNDDRHAGFTTGTPWIHVANNYEHINAEKALADKDSIFYFYKKLILLRKEFDVITDGNYTHLTRNHPTVFAYVRENEQEKLLVISNFYRSKSVFTCPASMVSLEGEQVIRNYDGEKKLTASLELEPYETIAFLLKK
- a CDS encoding gamma-glutamyltransferase family protein, which encodes MEFDPHYHPYPSTTMPIYAKKGMVATSQPLAAQVGRDILKQGGNAVDAAIATAACLTVVEPCSNGIGGDAFAIVWLDGAIYGLNGSGPSPEALTIEEVKQRGFDSMPTTGLIPVTVPGAPASWASLSERFGKLSLLDVLQPAIDIAEEGFAVTPTISRQWKMSYNRFKKQHTAEEFNAWFDTFSLHNRAPEPGEIWRSPNHAKTLRLIGETNGRAFYEGELADQIDAFFKKHNGYLRKEDLAAYEPEWVQPICTNYKGYDVWEIPPNGQGLIALIALNILEALEIGEKESVETYHKQIEAIKLAFADGKAYITDEGHMSVPTESLLNKTYAAKRASEITDQANLPTVGKPVGSGTVYLCTADEEGNMVSFIQSNYMGFGSGLVVPDTGISLQNRGHAFSLDASHDNALAPKKRPYHTIIPGFLSKDEKGIGPFGVMGGFMQPQGHVQVIMNTIDFLLHPQAALDSPRWQWTEGNKVIVEPTFPRHIAEGLARKGHEISVANDVISFGRGQIIWRDETKGSYVGGLETRTDSAISSL
- the treP gene encoding PTS system trehalose-specific EIIBC component; translation: MAVNYKKSAEQILEAIGGEANISSATHCVTRLRLVLQDESQVDTKALEDLDVVKGTFSANGQFQIILGNGVVDKVYKELMALTGREEQSKDDVKEAAAKKGNPLQRAIKVLADVFIPILPAIVTAGLLMGLNNVLTGDNIFYDNASIIDVHPQWTDFADIINVIASTAFTFLPALIGWSAVKRFGGSPLLGIVLGLILVNPALLSAWDYGSAREAGEIPVWNLFGLEIQKLGYQGQVLPVFVASIILAKIEVFLRKRIPDSFHLLTVAPVALLVTSFITFIAVGPITFAIGNGIADGFIWLFSAVPAIAGFLYGIIYGPLVITGMHHTFLAVDLQLTSGGAGGTFLWPILALSNIAQGSAAFAMYFVLKNKNLKGLASTSGLSAWLGITEPALFGVNLRFRFPFLAAIISSGFAGMFISVQSVLATSVGVGGVPGIFSIQPGSWGAFAIGMGIVILLPFIATLLYGKIRNPKSLHE